The Methanofastidiosum sp. genomic sequence TTCCGCCTTTACCTTGAATAGCTCTTTAAATTCAGGATCAAGAGAAAATAGAGTCTGGTATATCATTGGATTTCCCACAATGACAACTTTAATGTCCAAAGGTATTGGGGCAGGTCTTAATCCTTTTGTAGTAATAAATCCAAGCCTCTCCCCAGCTTCTTCAACCACTGCTTCTTCACTATTCAAGGCTCTTTTCAATCCATCATATGAAAAGAGGTTTTTAACCAACTCTTCAGCAGGGATTACGAGATAACCTCCATTTGCTTTGTGTATAGATCCTCCGCGTATCATAGTAAAATCTGTAGTCAGCATTCCAAATTGTGCTTCTTTTTCTATTCTTCCAAAAAGATTCTGATATGTAGGATTTAATTCAACTACGACTGGCCTACCCTTAAGTTCAAAATTATCGATAAATAAATTAACCATATATTTCCTAAATGGTAACTCTTCTGCCCATGGGGCTTGAACTGGAGCTTGCGGAATATTTGGTTTATAGAACAAGGGTATATTTTCCAATATATCCTCTTGCATATCCTTTAAATAGTTAATAATCTCAGGATAGTCAGAATACTTTTTATTCAAATCTTCTAACAAATGCCCTATTGTAAAAAGAGCCACTTCTTTATTTAGTTCTTTTATTTCTTCAAATGTCTTAGTATCAAGTTCTTTTAGCTGCCTAAATACTAACCTTAGTTCAGAGTTTAATTTATCTCTACTTTTTTGTATATCGTCTTTCTTTTCAGGGCTCAAAGCGATAAATTCTTCTTCGGTCATTGGTCTACCACCCACAACAGGAACAAAAACAAATCCCATTGGTGTGCTTTGAACTATTAAACCTTCTTTCTCTGCTTTTTTATTTAGTTCAGAAAAGATTTTATTACGCTCGGCTTCAATTTTTTGGATAGTTCCTTCTCTCTTTATGGCAAAATCTTCACTTTCAAAGGCTTTTGGAAGGTTAATTTTAGCCTCATTTAAGAAATTAGACATATCTTTGTGGAATACTCTACCCTGCCCAGTTTTTAATTTAATGACTTTAGGTTCGTATGGTTCCTGAAAATTATTGACATAACACCAGTCAGAAGGAGAAGTTTGATCTTCAGCAAGCTTGTCCAGAAAGCTCTTTACTGCAGTCATTTTTCCAGTTCCAGGAAAACCTGCAACAAAAATATTAAATCCTTTCTCTTTTATCTGGAGTCCAAATTTTAGAGCCTTTAATGCTCTATCTTGACCGACAATGTCCTCTAGTGGAGCTACTTCTTGACTGCTTTTACATTTTATTTTATCCTTACCAAATGTCCTTCTTATCATATCTGCAGAAAGTTCTTTTGTCATAAAATCACTTTAATAATTTATTACTCATTATTATTTTTAGTTCTAAAAAGGTTTTCTATTTAAAAAAAAGATTTTTATCAAATAACCTAATTTATTAAAAGATTTAAAATGAATAATATGTAGAAAGAGGGAAATAAGAGTTATATCTAATTAATTTAAAGCTGAAATTTATTGCACTATTAACCATATAATTTTTATATTAAGAATCCAAATAATAGACAGGGATACTATGGATTTTTTGGATGTTATTATGTCGAGAAGAAGTATTAGAAAATACAGGCATAATAAGGTGCCTGAAGACCATGTAAAAAAAATCTTAGAAGCAGCTATGAATGCACCTTCAAGAAAAAATGAAAGGCCGTGGCATTTTGTAATAATAGATAAAAGGGAAATACTAGATAAAATACCTTCTTTTCATCCAAATTCAAAAATGCTCTTTGAAGCCCCAATGGCAATTCTAGTTGCGGGTGACTTAAATATCTCAAGAGACATATTTATTACAATTAATTGTTCGGCGGCAACTGAGAATATACTTTTAGCAGCACATTCTCTTGGGCTTGGTGCATGTTGGCTAGGAGTATACCCAGATGAAGAAAGGGTGAACGGTATCAAAGAAATACTTCATTTACCAGAAAATATATTTCCAGTTTCACTTATTTCAATAGGGTACCCGGATGAAGGAAAGCCTCGAATAAATAGATTTGAAGAAAATAGAATCCATTATAATAAATGGTAAAGAAAATTCAAAAATAAAAGGAAATAATTCCTTTACTCTTCATCAGAAGTGTTTTCGGTGTAGATTTTTGGTACCATTGGTTCGTATTGTTTTTGTGTCTTTGTTAATGACTGAATATCATATGAGTACCATCCTGGGGTATCTCTTTCAGTTGTAAATTCGTATGTTCCAAAGTTCTTCTTTAGTAGTGGAGAGTTCAATTTTAAATCTCCCATTGGTGTTAATATTGAGTGGACTAACTTGTTACCATTAAAGTCCATTGTACCATTTCTTACGTTGTTAAGAAAACTCTTAGCAACAATTTTTGATACTGCTGATGTTGTGTTACTTGGACATGTTGTATTCTGTTCGTCCGTTGAACACGTTTCTCCTAACATTGGGGCGATTGAGGCCATTAATAGTCCCATCACCAATATAGCAGTTATTTTTTTCATATCTATCACCTCTAGTGCATATCTATTAATACAGCAACAGTATATAAAGCTTTCGATATTGATAAATAAATTTAACAATATTGATAAACAATAATTACATAAATTTGATAATCAATGATTAATGATGCGAAATTAGGCTAAGAAGTAAAATTATTAAAAGACATTATAACTAAAAATATGATTGGGGTCTAGTAGTAATTAGAAATTAATAAAAAATTAAAGGCCATATGATGTGCCAGATTAGGTAAAATGAAAGTCTAGTTGAAATTGCGGATAAAAAACCATATTTTCTCAAAATATATAAAACTGTTAATTCAGTAATAAATATCAAAAATCCAATAGAATATATCACATATACTGAACTTGCGTGGATTGGAACTCCCGGAATACTGAATGCCATAACCATGCCAAATGCGGAGGTTAATCCCAATAGTACTGAAAAAATCCAGTAGACTTCCTTGTTATATCGACCTTTTAGTAATTTGCTAGAAAAAAGAAAAACAAGTAAGGTAACAGGAAATAAATGCAAAACTGCCTCTGAATATATTCCTCCCCACAAATAAAATAATATCGATAGGGGAAATCCCACACTCATGTTTCCAATCTTTGCATAATAATCAAATGTAATGAAGATAACTCCAATTAATATTCCAACTACAATTGGCAGAAGAAATCTATTTTTATTTGAAACTTTAGGATCCCACATACTAGGTATCCCAACTTTATCTGAAATCCTAATTCCTATATAACCTAAAATAAATGCCAATGCAATTTCAATCCAGGAAAATGAAGCTATCCTGCCAGGGTAGATATGATTAGGTGAGAAAATAATATCGAATAATTTAATAACTAACATTATTCCGATTAGTATTAAGAATGTTTTATCCCGAACTGAAATTTTTTTCATAAAAACGGATAAAAAGAAGATTTATAAGTGTTCCCCCACTCTAATTGAATTATTTATTAGACTACAGACCTAATCTTAGTGCTATCATTAGTCTATATTAAAGCACCATCTCGCTTTAATACTTCTTCTAAGAATCTTCCAGTATGACTTTTAGTAGATTTAATAATTTCTTCAGGCGGGCCTTCTACTAGGATTTCTCCACCTTTTTGGCCACCTTCTGGACCAAGGTCAATTATGTAATCTGCAGTTTTAATTACATCCATATTATGTTCAATGACTAAGACAGTATTGCCATTTTCTCTTAAACGCAAAAGTACGTCAAGCAACTTTTTAACATCGTGAAAGTGAAGTCCCGTTGTAGGCTCGTCTAGTATATAAAGAGTCTTGCCGGTGGCTTTTTTTGAGAGCTCTTTTGATAATTTTACTCTTTGCGCCTCTCCTCCAGAAAGTGTTGTTGCAGGTTGTCCAACTTTAATATAAGATAATCCTACATCATATAAAGTTTGAAGTTTATTTCTTATGGAGGGAATATTTTCAAAAAAGTGTAGGGCTTCTTCAACTGTCATATCAAGAACTTCAGAGATAGATTTTCCCTTGTACTTGACTGTTAGGGTCTCTCTGTTGTATCTCTCTCCTTTACACTCCTCACATTTAACATAAACATCAGGCAAGAAATGCATTTCAATTTTAATTAATCCATCTCCTCTACAGTTTTCGCACCTTCCACCTTTAACGTTGAAAGAAAATCTACCTTTCTTAAATCCTCTTCTTTTTGATTCTGGAAGTTCAGAGAAAAGCTCCCTTATTGGAGTAAATAGTCCGGTGTATGTTGCAGGATTAGATCTTGGACTCCTTCCAATGGGACTTTGGTCAATAATAATCACTTTGTCAATGTTTTCTATTCCCAAAATTTCATCGTGGTCACCTGGATTATCTACTGCCCTATAAAATTTCTTAGCAAGATCTTTATACAATATTTCATTAATCAAAGTGCTTTTCCCACTGCCAGAAACCCCAGTTACACAAACAAACAAACCTAAAGGGATCTTTACATCAATATTTTTTAGATTGAATTGCCTTGCGCCTTTGATTGTGATATAAGAATTACTTTGTTTTCTTATTTTAGGAACTTCAATTCTAAGTTTTCTTGATAGATATTTTCCGGTAAGTGAATCCAGATTTTCCATTACTTCTTCAGGCGAACCGACTGCAACAACTTCTCCGCCGTGCACTCCAGCTCCAGGCCCTATATCTACAAGATAATCTGAAGATAACATCATCTCTTCATCATGCTCAATGACAATCACAGTATTTCCTATATCTCTCAATCTTTTGAGCATGACGATAAGTTTGGCATTATCCCTTTGATGTAATCCGATGCTCGGTTCATCCAATATATAAAGAACCCCTACAAGTTGAGACCCAATTTGAGTTGCAAGTCTAATTCTTTGAGACTCCCCTCCAGAGAGAGTTCCTGCCCTTCTATCCAAAGTCAAGTAGTCAAGGCCTACGCTCAAAAGGAATCCTAATCTAGCTTTGATTTCTTTTAGTATCTGTTTGGAAATAATTTTTTCTTTTTCAGTAAGTTTTTCTTCTAGTTCAATGAAGAATCTATAACAATTACTAATTTGAAGTTCAGTAACATCAATTATGGAGTTATCTTGGATTTTTACAGATAAAGCCTCAGGTTTCAATCTTTTACCTTTACATACTTCACAAGGTTTTAATCTGATATATTTCTCAAATTGTTCCTTCCTATATTCGGAATCAGTTTCTTTATATACTCTTTCAAGCCATGGTATTATCCCTTCATATGTACCTTCATATGTCCAATAGGAAGGTGTACTCCTAGAGCGATAATTGTATCTTACTTTATCAGTAGTACCATAAAGTAAAATATCAAGATGTTTTTGTGACAAATCTTTAACTGGTACATCGAGCCTAAAATTAAATTTTTTAGAAAGAGCTTCCAAGGTCTGTCTTCGGAACCCTTCTAGTTTCATGTTCCATACATCGACTGCGCCACCAATTAAAGAGCGATCTTTATTTGGAATAATAAGATCGGGATCGAATTCTTGCTTAAATCCAAGCCCATGACAAGAAGGGCATGCGCCGTAAGGACTATTAAATGAAAACATTCTAGGGGTTATCTCCTCTAAACTTATCCCACATTCTGTACATGCAAAGTGTTCAGAGAAAGTCTTTCTTTCATCATTTATGTCTACAAAAACTATACCTTCTCCTTTTTTCAATGCTAGCTCAATGTCTTCGTAAAGTCTTGGGGAAATTCCATCTTTTAGGACAAGTCTATCTATTATGATATTGATGTCATGTTTCTTATATCTCTCAAGCCTTATTTCAACATTTAGTTCTTTTATTTCACCATCAACTTCTGCTCTAACAAAACCTTCTTGATTAATTTCTTTGAGAAGTGTTGAATACTCCCCCTTTCTACCACGCACTACGGGGGATAGGATAGTAACTTTTGTACCCTCGGGATAAGAAAGAATCTGATCGGTTATCTCTGTTACCGTCTGTTGTTTAATTTCTTTTCCACAATTTGCACAGTAAGGTATTCCAATTCTTGCATAAAGAAGCCTTAGATAATCATAAATTTCTGTAACAGTACCAACTGTAGATCTTGGATTTTTAGAAGTTGTTTTTTGTTCTATGGAGATTGCAGGAGATAATCCTTCGATGTATTCAACGTCAGGTTTTTCCATTAGGCCTAAAAATTGTCTTGCATATGCAGAAAGAGATTCTACATAGCGTCTTTGACCTTCCGCATAAATAGTATCAAATGCAAGAGAGGATTTCCCTGAACCAGAAACACCTGTTACAACAATAAGTTTATCTCTTGGAAATTGAACATCTATATTTTTAAGATTGTGCTCTGAAGCTCCTTTTACAGTGATATAGTCGGTACCCATAAAAAAGATGAATGAATTTCACTTAAAAACTTCTTTGTTAGAAGTTATTTTTTAATTATTAAAAAAAGCGATAAAGTAAAGGTTTTTCAGCTTAAGTAGTTTAGATTAGTTTAAAGTTATTTTTATGAAAATATAATTAGTTTAAATCTAAAAAACTATCCAAAAAAGGTCATGTATCCTAAATAGGAAAATAAAACTCCAAAAATAAATCCCCCTAATACCTGGGCTTCAGTATGCCCTAACAATTCCTTTAATTCTTCGTCAACTACCTTTCCCATACGTAGTTTTTTCATCATCTGATTTATTACCTTAGCCTGTTGACCTGTTTCCCATCTTATGCCTGTTGCATCCTTCATAACTACAAATGCAAAGACTAAAGAAACCCAAAATACAGTTGACATTCCTTCATGCAATAATATTGCGGTAGATAATCCAATAACTGTTGCTGTGTGAGAACTTGGCATCCCACCGTCTTGTAGGGCTACTTGGATTGCCAAACTTTTCTTTTTGGTAGATTCGTAAATTATTTTTCCAACAACAGATGATATATAAGCAATCAACGTTGGGAGAATAATTGGATTGTAAAAAAAACTAATTATGGTTGTTGTTAGAGTCACAATGAACTAATTTAATTAAACATTTAAATAGTTTTTGAAAATAAATCTTTTTAGTCTAGTTCGATAAAGACTACAACATTATTTTCTTTTTTTGAACTTAAGAATAAATACAGTTCCGCTTGGTTTATTATCTTCTACAGTTATGGTGCCGCCATACCTTTCAATAACTTTTCTGACGATATATAATCCAAGCCCGCTGCTCCTAGCATCTCCATGACTAAATCCTTCTTCGAATATTTTATCTTTTATATCATCCAGGATTCCTACTCCATAATCGACAATTCTAACGACGTTATATTTCCCAGATTCTTTACACTCTATGTCAATCCTTTCTGTTTTACCATGGACAATTGCATTCTTAATAATGTTATCAATTACAGGATATATGGCCTCATCGCATAAAACAATGCAGTCACCAGTAATTTGAAATTTTATATCCGGATAATTTTTTACAACACTTTCAATTACACTTCTGATTAATTTATTTGACAAATCTTCCTCAGATAAAAGGGCATTTTCAAGCTCCCCCATATTTTCTATTAGGGCAACACTCTTAAAGAGGGCATTTGTCGCTTTTATTTTCATTTTTTCATTACTTGTTTGAATGAAATCACAGGCAGTTAGTACAACAGTAAGATCATTAAGAACGTCATGCCTTAGAATCTTATTTATTACCCTTAATGCTTCATTTAGATTTTTTATTTTCTCATCAGATTCATTTTTCATTTCTGTTGCACTACTAAGTATTAGAGTTACTATAATATATGTTAAAAGTCTTGAAATAAATCCAATTTCAAAGAATTCATATGGACTCAATAGATTGGCAATTATCATATTCAATAAAATAAAAAAAGCAACATAAAAACCCCTATATCCAAACCATATACATGAAAGTACAAGAGGTACAAAGAAAACATTTGCAAAGAGGAAACCTTCATTTAAAACAAAGAAGGAATGATAAAAAATAGCTAATGTCATAGTCATTAAAATTGCTAGCGAAATTAGCTTGTATTTTTTATTAATGTCAAATATATTCATTATAAGGCCCTACCAAGTTACTTATAAAAAAATGCCAAATATGAATTTAAATAATTTAGCTTAAAAGTATCAATCAGGTAAAAAAAAGTAAATTATTTTGCCTCTTTACTAATAAGGCACAAAATTCCACCTATGAGCATTATTAGATCAAGTGGAGGTAGTAAGCTAGATATTATGGCGTACATCCCTGCTTTGTTGAAATTTTTGATATTTGTTGAAGATAATGCCATGAAACCTACTATAAGGCCTAGAATTTTAATAACTGCCGCAATAACAATGAAGAATCCGGCAAATATGGGAATGCCTCTAGTGTATCTGAGCGGGAATAAAGCTACGGAACTAAATCCAGCGAGCATCCCCAATACCCCAACTATCCCAAGTATAAGCGAAACCAATATCAATATTTTTCCAATCTTAGCTTCAGTACTAAGTCCTTGTAATTCTAACATATTTACACCGAATGAAAATATATTTAAACTCTTTAAATTATTTTTGGAGTTTCATTTTTTAATTCGCTCAACTATTTTAGGATTTTTCAGTTCTCTCAGCGCATCTGTGGCAATCCATCTTGCATATTTAGAATCTATTTTCTGTATATCATTTGCACATTCAATTGCTTTTTTATTTAAAAAGAGACTTCTCTTTCCAATTTGTCTTAAAGCCCAATTAACTGCTTTCTTGACGTATATCCTATCATCTATTGAGCCATTATAAATTTCTGGAAAGAAATTCAGAAAATCTTCATCTTTTCTATTTTTATCGTGAACTGCTAAGTTTGCCATTAAAACGTATCCTGCTCTTTTAACAAATTCTTCGTTCTTTTTACACCACTCGAATGATTTATCAAAAGCTAAGGAACTTTTTCTAAATAGATTGTTGCATGTTTGATCACATACGTCCCAAGAGTCAAAATCTTTGGCCCATTCTTCCATCTGCTCAGACGTGAGCATTTGTGGATCGTCTATCATACTAGCAAGAAACTTAGTTTCATGAAAATCTATACTCCATAGTTCTAAAGCCAACTCATGATCTTTCCCCATCTCTTTTGCCAGGAATCTTATCTTAGGAATTGTAACTCCTAGCGCCTTAGAAGTATTAATTCCATATCTTGACATTCCATCCAATACACTAGGATCTGCAAGTTCCTTTAATCTTTTTAGAATTGATTGAGAGTCCATGTAATAAAAAGTCAAGAGAAATTAATAAAGATTGTCTTAAGAAAAAAGTTGTATAAAAATATTAAAATAAAGAAAAATTATATTTTATTTTACATCATTCCAGGCATGCCGCCGGGCATTCCGCCCATACCGCCCATATCCATGTCATCGTCGCCGCCCATGCCTCTTCTCTTGCCTATTCCACTTGCAGCGATAACGTCATCGATTCTTAAGATCATTATGGCGGATTCAGAAGCACTCTTTACAGCCTGTTCTTTTATTCTGAGTGGCTCTACAACACCGGCTTTCATCATATCTTTAACTTTACCGTCAAAGATATCGATTCCGAATCTCTTGTGATCCTTTGTCTCGTGTGAAGCTTTGAGTGCAACGATTGTATCGATTGGATCCATACCTGCATTTTCTGCTAAAGTTCTTGGGATGATTTCCATTGCCTGTGCAAATGCCTTTACTGCTAGCTGTTCTCTGCCGCTAATCTTCTCAGCATATTCGTTAAGTCTCTTTGATAGTTCCATTTCGGCAGCTCCTCCACCGGCACATATTGTTCCATCTTCAATTGCTGTGGAAATGACACCTATAGCGTCTTCAAGAGCTCTTTCTACTTCCTCTAAAAAGTGCTCAGTTCCTCCCCTTAACAATAAGCTTACAGATTTTGGATCTTTGCATCCTTCGACAAATGTCATTTCGTCTCCACCGATCTTCTTTTCTTCGACAGAGCCTGCATGACCAAGGTCCTTTGCTTCAAGGTCGGCTATTTTGTTTACAACTCTTGCACCAGTTGCTTTAGCTAGTTTCTTCATGTCACTCTTTTTGACTCTTCTTGCAGCGTATATTCCGCTCTTTGCAAGGTAGTGCTGAGCCAAATCATCAATTCCCTTCTGACAGAAAACAACTGTTGCTCCAGATGCCTTAATCTGGTCAACCATCTTCTTTAGCATTGCTTCTTCCTGGTCTAAGAATGCTTGAAGTTGGTCAGGGGATGTAATCCTAATTTCTGCGTCAGTTTCTGTTTCTTTTACTTCAAGAGCACAGTCAAGTAAAGCTATTTTTGCATCTTTTAGTTTCCTTGGCATTCCATCGTGGACTCTTTCCTTGTCTATAATTAATCCCTGGATGAGTTTGGAATCTTCTACACTGCCACCTTCTTTCTTCTCTACCTTAATGTCTTCTGTTTCAACTGTGTAGTTTCCATTTTCTTTTACTGCTACCTGTTTTACTGCACTAAGTGCCAAAGGTGCTAATGTATCCTTTGATTTTTCTGCACCCTTTCCAGTCATTGCTGTCTTTGCAATTTCAAGAAGAACGTCATCATCGTTAATTGTAATCTTGTCACCGATTTCTTTCAATATTTCTTCAGCTTTTTCAGCTGCAATTTTGTAACCAGATGCAACTACTGTTGCGTGTACATCCTGATCGAGAAGGTCTTCAGCCTTCTTAAGAAGTTCTCCGGCAATGACAACTGCTGTTGTTGTTCCATCTCCAACTTCTTCATCTTGTGTCTTTGCTACTTCAACAATCATTTTTGCTGCTGGGTGAGCAATATCCATCTCACTAAGGATTGTAGCACCATCATTTGTAATAACTACGTCTCCAAGTGAGTCAACGAGCATTTTGTCCATTCCTCTTGGACCAAGTGTCGTCTTTACTGTTTCTGCTACAATTCTTCCAGCTAGAATATTCATTCTTTGAGCATCTCTGCCCATAAATCTCTGAGCGCCTTCAGGTTGGACACTCATTGGTTGTCTAATCTCTGCCATAATTTACACCTCATTAAAAATATAGCTATTTTTTGATGTATTAGAAGTGATATAAAAAGCTTTCTATCTAAAAAATAAACAGAATAGTTTTTAATAGCTATAATTGATAAAAATAATAATTTAATTTTTAAGAATTATAGATTAAACATCAATATTGAACCCACATCTTTTTCTAGCTCTACTTGAATCTCTGTACTCTCTGTTATAGAATTTTTTATTTCATAAAAGAGAGGTTCAAATGTTTTAGATCCATATACATTTAAGAAAATTATATTGTGTTCAACTGTATTTTTATCAATTTCAATTTTAGATGTAACTTTAGATACTTCAAGCCCTGAATCATAAAGGAATCTCAATAGTTTCCTATTAACGGCGACAATCTTTTCATTGAAAACTAGAGAAAGGGATAATATTTTGGAACATATGATCGCAGTTTGATCGGGCATTGTTTCAGAGAATTTGTTATACAGATTTCTCCAACTTTTATTATAGACTTCCATTTCATCTTTTTCCATACCTTCTCTTAACTTTGTGTAACCAAGTTCAACTTCTTTCTTTAGAACGTATTCTTTTATAGTCCTAATTTTGATTCCTTTTTCAATAAGAGTTTCATAAAAAGTTCTTATCTCTTCATCTTTTGGAACTGGCCCCTTTGCCCAGTAAGATAATACTCTTACCTGTTCACCCAGTAGCTCTTCACCACGGTGAACTTTCATAAGGATATCCACTAGTTCTTCTGGCATGATAACCTCTTCGATATGAAGAGATTTCATCAATGATTCAGCTTGAGAATACTTACTTTTTGAAACAAAAAGAGAAACATCACAAATAGCCGTACTTTTATTCAAGAGACCACCAAAAAAAATAAATTATATTTATACTGATATTACTATAGCAGTTGTTGTATCAATTACACCTTCTATGTAATGAATCTGTTGGATTACAGTTTTTGTTAACTCCCCAAGGTCATTTGCTTTTATTTTTGCAATTGCATCGTATGGTCCAGTTATAACATCAGCTTCTATTACTCCTTCGATCTTCTTCACAGACTCAATAACTTCTTTTATTTTTCCAATTGATACAGTTATTAACACATATGCATATACCATTAGAGCACCTATATTATGTTAGTATACAAAGTATTTAAACATTTCTTTTTATCACGTCAAAATAGAAAAAATTAAAAATTAATTTGGAGATATAATGCTTTTCAATGAATTCCGAGTGATGGATTAAAAACTCCACTTTCAATTACTTGATCCTTGAGTTTGGCAAGTTCCATTATTTCTTTTTCAAAATCTATGGCATTGATAGAGGTCCAATGGATCGAATCAGGAATAAAAAATTCATAGATGGGGTAGTTTCCATCCCATGCTTCCCCCAATCGCGGCAAGGCTACAGTTCCAGCAATTCTGATGTTTGAAAATCCAGTTTTTCCCATTAACTCGGATATTTTTTGAAGCCTATTATTCCCTATTGCAACTCCTGCAGTCTGGAGATATTCTCTCCATGGTTTCATTTTATCTATTACTTCTTCAAGACTTTTAACACCGAAAACTCTGATTAGTCTGTTTTGCCCTATAGGATTTAGATTAAATTTAGATTCATAGATCACTGCAAAGTTTTGTTCTGAAGATGAAAAAATCCTCTGACCTCCGTCAAACTCTGGCCTCGAAATAATTTCTCCAATTTTAACTTCCCTTAATTTTCTGAAAAAGTTTGTCTGGGGAATTGACTTTGATAGTTTTTCCATTTCATCGGCTAATGCCTCAGCGAATTCTATTGGACTAAGCT encodes the following:
- a CDS encoding DNA alkylation repair protein, with product MDSQSILKRLKELADPSVLDGMSRYGINTSKALGVTIPKIRFLAKEMGKDHELALELWSIDFHETKFLASMIDDPQMLTSEQMEEWAKDFDSWDVCDQTCNNLFRKSSLAFDKSFEWCKKNEEFVKRAGYVLMANLAVHDKNRKDEDFLNFFPEIYNGSIDDRIYVKKAVNWALRQIGKRSLFLNKKAIECANDIQKIDSKYARWIATDALRELKNPKIVERIKK
- a CDS encoding divergent PAP2 family protein, whose translation is MTLTTTIISFFYNPIILPTLIAYISSVVGKIIYESTKKKSLAIQVALQDGGMPSSHTATVIGLSTAILLHEGMSTVFWVSLVFAFVVMKDATGIRWETGQQAKVINQMMKKLRMGKVVDEELKELLGHTEAQVLGGFIFGVLFSYLGYMTFFG
- a CDS encoding nitroreductase family protein, whose product is MQIIDRDTMDFLDVIMSRRSIRKYRHNKVPEDHVKKILEAAMNAPSRKNERPWHFVIIDKREILDKIPSFHPNSKMLFEAPMAILVAGDLNISRDIFITINCSAATENILLAAHSLGLGACWLGVYPDEERVNGIKEILHLPENIFPVSLISIGYPDEGKPRINRFEENRIHYNKW
- a CDS encoding AAA family ATPase; its protein translation is MTKELSADMIRRTFGKDKIKCKSSQEVAPLEDIVGQDRALKALKFGLQIKEKGFNIFVAGFPGTGKMTAVKSFLDKLAEDQTSPSDWCYVNNFQEPYEPKVIKLKTGQGRVFHKDMSNFLNEAKINLPKAFESEDFAIKREGTIQKIEAERNKIFSELNKKAEKEGLIVQSTPMGFVFVPVVGGRPMTEEEFIALSPEKKDDIQKSRDKLNSELRLVFRQLKELDTKTFEEIKELNKEVALFTIGHLLEDLNKKYSDYPEIINYLKDMQEDILENIPLFYKPNIPQAPVQAPWAEELPFRKYMVNLFIDNFELKGRPVVVELNPTYQNLFGRIEKEAQFGMLTTDFTMIRGGSIHKANGGYLVIPAEELVKNLFSYDGLKRALNSEEAVVEEAGERLGFITTKGLRPAPIPLDIKVVIVGNPMIYQTLFSLDPEFKELFKVKAEFDINMDFNDGNIKNYVSFICSLCSKENLLHLDSSAIGKVIEYGARLADDQEKLSTRFADIADIIREANFYAKEDKNNMIKDIHIVKAVEEKNYRSNLIQERVNEMITRGFYLIDTEGEAVGQINGLAVLSLGDFAFGRPSRVTATVNIGRGGIIDIEREAKMGGNIHSKGVMILGGYLAENFAQDKPLNLTARLVFEQNYEGVDGDSASSTELYAILSALSEVPIKQYFSVTGSVNQKGEVQAIGGVNYKIEGFYEICKAKGLNGKQGVLIPRSNVQNLMLKEEIVESVRNGKFHIYSVDNIKEGIEILTGVKAGAKGKDGKYPENTIYGMVDKRLKEMAEKMEESSENKKNNH
- a CDS encoding HAMP domain-containing histidine kinase, whose product is MNIFDINKKYKLISLAILMTMTLAIFYHSFFVLNEGFLFANVFFVPLVLSCIWFGYRGFYVAFFILLNMIIANLLSPYEFFEIGFISRLLTYIIVTLILSSATEMKNESDEKIKNLNEALRVINKILRHDVLNDLTVVLTACDFIQTSNEKMKIKATNALFKSVALIENMGELENALLSEEDLSNKLIRSVIESVVKNYPDIKFQITGDCIVLCDEAIYPVIDNIIKNAIVHGKTERIDIECKESGKYNVVRIVDYGVGILDDIKDKIFEEGFSHGDARSSGLGLYIVRKVIERYGGTITVEDNKPSGTVFILKFKKRK
- the uvrA gene encoding excinuclease ABC subunit UvrA: MGTDYITVKGASEHNLKNIDVQFPRDKLIVVTGVSGSGKSSLAFDTIYAEGQRRYVESLSAYARQFLGLMEKPDVEYIEGLSPAISIEQKTTSKNPRSTVGTVTEIYDYLRLLYARIGIPYCANCGKEIKQQTVTEITDQILSYPEGTKVTILSPVVRGRKGEYSTLLKEINQEGFVRAEVDGEIKELNVEIRLERYKKHDINIIIDRLVLKDGISPRLYEDIELALKKGEGIVFVDINDERKTFSEHFACTECGISLEEITPRMFSFNSPYGACPSCHGLGFKQEFDPDLIIPNKDRSLIGGAVDVWNMKLEGFRRQTLEALSKKFNFRLDVPVKDLSQKHLDILLYGTTDKVRYNYRSRSTPSYWTYEGTYEGIIPWLERVYKETDSEYRKEQFEKYIRLKPCEVCKGKRLKPEALSVKIQDNSIIDVTELQISNCYRFFIELEEKLTEKEKIISKQILKEIKARLGFLLSVGLDYLTLDRRAGTLSGGESQRIRLATQIGSQLVGVLYILDEPSIGLHQRDNAKLIVMLKRLRDIGNTVIVIEHDEEMMLSSDYLVDIGPGAGVHGGEVVAVGSPEEVMENLDSLTGKYLSRKLRIEVPKIRKQSNSYITIKGARQFNLKNIDVKIPLGLFVCVTGVSGSGKSTLINEILYKDLAKKFYRAVDNPGDHDEILGIENIDKVIIIDQSPIGRSPRSNPATYTGLFTPIRELFSELPESKRRGFKKGRFSFNVKGGRCENCRGDGLIKIEMHFLPDVYVKCEECKGERYNRETLTVKYKGKSISEVLDMTVEEALHFFENIPSIRNKLQTLYDVGLSYIKVGQPATTLSGGEAQRVKLSKELSKKATGKTLYILDEPTTGLHFHDVKKLLDVLLRLRENGNTVLVIEHNMDVIKTADYIIDLGPEGGQKGGEILVEGPPEEIIKSTKSHTGRFLEEVLKRDGALI